A single window of Triplophysa rosa linkage group LG2, Trosa_1v2, whole genome shotgun sequence DNA harbors:
- the LOC130545062 gene encoding pikachurin, translated as MLISKMRLEKRVTVVLAVVWMFNVVVCAKKWKSERLSPPLDVQLETVNCTAISTRWKMPRRHVTTITGYKVFYAEMRNNRPVGADDVLEVPLSLEMLTTGQFDGQASFDVVIGKLKVATQYRVSVGAFGWAGEGRPSMPRDISTASHETCVPPSPPTQPNVVAVSDTELALSWQHRDNDESAPVLHFLVAYIRAEMDTEWTYIREAVESNSMVLKGLIPETQYQFVIRAVNVFGISPPSPINSPVRTLGAVDMSSGDYDIHISNSDPKDEDRFESDDSDYDVFIEEMKSFPNRKQSDRRSSLRSRTGTLGNTVFRMRAPPSRNISFTSTTPPSTARTTSTASVTMTTVASSTYTTTSTVVPSPSPSLTLWKGEEPRVYDVSCDETVCPPDSFCINDYDTGGSRCHCNLGRHGHFCSEGLTVHFPKFSGYSHMTFEPLKHSYQSFHIRLEFKAEAEDGLLLYCGENEHGRADLISLALVRKKLHYRFNCGTGAAQIVSESSVVIGQWHTVTLFRNGMNGWLRLDNDTPVSGRSQGQYTKITFRTPLFLGGAPNAYWLVRAVGTNRGFQGCVQSLRVNSKVIDLRPWPKGNALSGADIGECRSSVCDDVICMNGGLCLASRADAFVCLCPLGYKGVLCEESFPLSLPQFNESMYSYASAAWPQPIHNYLSFMEFEITFRPTSPDGTLLYADDAESRDFLSIGLTRGFLEFRFDCGSGATVIRSSEAVAMDTWHDLRASRTAKNGILQVDNQRPVESTAEGAFTQIRCSSPLYIGGVPDYGGIKSSAGVLRPFSGAVQKISLNDRSIELNPDQALGMNVLNADHPCVQNPCANGGVCRPKWDDYECDCTLGYDGRHCQKECGNYCLNTVTESIEIPQFTGCSYLTYDSRDILKRLSGSRTNIFMRFKSTSEDGLLLWRGDSPMRANSDFVSLGLQDAMLIFSYNLGSGGASVIINGTFSDGRWHRVKAVRDGQFGKLTVDDYGAKTARSPGKMRQLNINGDLYIGGMKEMALHTNRRYMRGLVGCVSHVTLATDYHLSLVDDAADGKNINTCTN; from the exons ATGCTTATTTCCAAAATGCGTCTGGAGAAAAGAGTGACCGTCGTTCTTGCGGTGGTTTGGATGTTTAATGTTGTTGTGTGCGCAAAAAAGTGGAAATCAG AGAGGTTGAGTCCTCCTCTGGATGTTCAGTTGGAGACGGTGAACTGTACAGCGATCAGCACCCGATGGAAGATGCCCCGCAGACACGTCACAACCATCACAGGTTATAAG GTGTTTTACGCAGAGATGAGGAATAACCGTCCGGTCGGCGCTGATGACGTCCTGGAGGTGCCATTGAGTCTGGAGATGCTCACAACT GGGCAGTTTGACGGACAGGCGAGCTTT gatgTGGTGATCGGGAAGCTGAAGGTGGCCACACAGTATCGTGTCAGTGTCGGGGCGTTTGGATGGGCGGGTGAAGGCAGACCCAGCATGCCCAGAGACATCAGCACTGCTTCCCACG AGACGTGCGTGCCTCCATCGCCCCCCACCCAACCTAACGTGGTCGCCGTGTCAGACACGGAGCTGGCGTTGTCATGGCAACACAGAGACAATGATGAAAGCGCACCTGTGCTCCACTTCCTGGTGGCGTACATCAG GGCTGAGATGGACACTGAGTGGACGTACATCAGAGAAGCTGTGGAGTCAAACTCGATGGTTCTCAAAGGTCTGATTCCTGAGACTCAGTATCAGTTTGTCATCAGAGCTGTGAATGTGTTTGGAATCAGTCCTCCGAGTCCCATTAACAGCCCCGTGAGAACCCTCG GAGCTGTGGACATGAGCAGCGGAGATTACGACATCCACATCTCAAACTCTGACCCTAAAGATGAAGATCGGTTTGAAAGTGATGATTCAGATTATGACGTCTTCATCGAGGAG ATGAAGTCGTTTCCTAACAGAAAGCAGAGCGACAGGCGTTCATCGCTCCGCTCGCGCACCGGGACTCTCGGAAACACTGTTTTCAGGATGCGCGCACCACCGTCCAGAAATATCAGTTTCACTTCCACAACACCACCATCAACAGCCCGGACCACATCAACAGCATCCGTTACCATGACAACCGTAGCCAGCTCCACCTACACGACAACCAGCACTGTTGTGCCGTCTCCCAGTCCGTCCCTGACCCTGTGGAAGGGTGAAGAGCCGCGGGTGTATGATGTGTCATGTGATGAGACCGTGTGTCCTCCTGACAGCTTCTGTATCAATGACTATGATACGGGCGGATCGCGATGTCACTGTAACCTCGGCCGACACGGACACTTCTGCTCGGAAG GTCTAACAGTACATTTCCCAAAGTTCTCGGGCTACTCTCACATGACGTTTGAACCTCTCAAACACTCGTATCAGAGCTTTCACATCCGTCTGGAGTTTAAG GCTGAAGCTGAAGACGGACTGCTCTTATATTGTGGGGAGAATGAACACGGCAGAGCAGATTTGATCTCTCTGGCTCTCGTACGGAAGAAACTACACTACAG GTTTAACTGCGGTACCGGAGCGGCACAGATCGTCAGTGAAAGCTCTGTTGTGATTGGACAGTGGCACACAGTGACGTTATTTAGAAACGGTATGAACGGATGGCTGCGATTGGACAATGACACGCCTGTATCAGGACGCTCTCAG GGTCAGTACACTAAAATAACATTCCGCACGCCTTTGTTTCTGGGCGGAGCTCCGAACGCCTATTGGTTGGTGAGGGCAGTGGGGACGAATCGTGGATTTCAGGGCTGTGTTCAGAGTCTGCGCGTCAACAGTAAAGTCATTGACCTTCGACCCTGGCCTAAAGGAAACGCACTGAGCGGAGCAGACATCG gTGAGTGTCGCAGCAGtgtgtgtgatgatgtcatctgCATGAACGGAGGATTGTGTTTGGCCAGTCGAGCTGATGCTTTCGTCTGTCTGTGTCCGCTGGGATATAAGGGCGTCCTCTGCGAGGAGa GTTTCCCGCTGTCTCTGCCACAGTTTAATGAAAGCATGTATTCATACGCCAGCGCCGCCTGGCCTCAGCCCATCCACAACTATCTCTCATTCATGGAGTTCGAAATCACTTTCCGACCAACCAGTCCCGACGGCACGCTGCTCTATGCCGACGACGCGGAGAGCCGAGACTTTCTGTCCATCGGTCTGACGAGAGGATTCCTGGAGTTTCGCTTCGACTGCGGCTCGGGTGCCACCGTCATCAG GAGTAGTGAGGCGGTTGCCATGGATACGTGGCATGACCTGCGTGCATCTCGTACGGCAAAAAATGGAATTCTGCAGGTGGACAACCAGAGGCCGGTGGAAAGCACTGCTGAG GGAGCGTTCACACAGATCAGATGTAGTTCTCCTCTATATATCGGAGGAGTTCCTGACTATGGTGGCATTAAGAGCAGCGCCGGAGTCTTGAGACCTTTCAGTGGAGCTGTTCAGAAG ATCTCTCTGAATGATCGCAGTATAGAGCTGAATCCAGATCAGGCTTTGGGGATGAACGTGTTGAACGCGGATCACCCGTGTGTACAGAACCCGTGTGCTAATGGAGGAGTGTGCAGACCTAAATGGGACGACTATGAGTGTGACTGCACGCTTGGGTATGATGGGAGACACTGTCAGAAAG AATGTGGAAATTATTGTTTAAACA CTGTTACTGAATCTATAGAGATCCCTCAGTTCACTGGATGCAGTTATCTGACATATGACAGCAGAGATATCCTCAAAAG GTTATCTGGATCCAGAACAAACATCTTCATGCGTTTTAAGAGCACGTCTGAAGACGGCCTTCTACTCTGGAGAGGAGACAGTCCGATGAGAGCCAACAGCGACTTCGTGTCTCTCGGCCTTCAAGACGCAATGCTCATTTTCAG TTATAATCTGGGCAGCGGAGGcgcttctgtcatcattaatggAACCTTCAGTGACGGCAGGTGGCACAGAGTTAAAGCTGTCAG GGACGGACAGTTTGGGAAACTGACGGTGGATGATTATGGAGCTAAAACAGCCAGATCTCCTGGAAAAATGAGACAGCTGAACATCAACGGTGACCTTTACATTG GTGGGATGAAGGAGATGGCGCTGCACACTAACAGACGGTACATGCGAGGTTTGGTGGGATGCGTTTCACATGTGACTCTTGCCACAGACTATCATCTGTCTCTGGTGGATGATGCAGCTGACGGAAAAAACATCAACACCTGCACAAACTGA